A genome region from Calliopsis andreniformis isolate RMS-2024a chromosome 2, iyCalAndr_principal, whole genome shotgun sequence includes the following:
- the LOC143186463 gene encoding thiamine pyrophosphokinase 1-like isoform X2: protein MHNLKKTILKFSFVVSRVWQLLLLRKYKTNLMMQQEPDLNKIVWDPLQIFRYSIDYKYAVVILNSPLNWKHDTLLRIWQNAKINVTVDGGTHMWLQYLEGQVLEKLRSMGSTIIETPDQDQTDYTKALLELQHYSKEKNRNLNGVYVFVESSGRFDHIIGNINTLYKSNKLIRNTQVIQIASNSLTWILQPGFHTIVIPNILVQNNSWCGLLPIGAPVNQITTTGLKWNLHNSTLQFGGLISSSNTYDNCSEVTVNTDSPVIWTMGIEPLEESMNSHNIQPNE, encoded by the exons ATGCATAATCTCAAAAAAACTATTTTGAAATTCAGTTTTGTTGTGAGCAGAGTCTGGCAATTATTAC ttttaagaaaatataaaacaaatttgaTGATGCAACAGGAACCAGACTTAAATAAAATAGTATGGGATCCTCTTCAGATATTTCGTTATTCTATTGATTACAAATATGCTGTCGTAATCTTGAACTCTCCTCTTAATTGGAAACATGATACCTTGCTCCGAATTTGGCAAAATG CTAAAATTAATGTCACTGTCGATGGCGGAACACACATGTGGTTACAATACTTAGAGGGTCAAG TTCTTGAAAAACTAAGATCTATGGGTTCAACGATTATTGAAACACCTGATCAGGATCAGACAGATTATACAAAAGCTTTACTTGAGTTGCAGCATTATTCCAAGGAAAAAAATAGAAAT TTAAATGGAGTATATGTATTTGTGGAATCTTCAGGAAGATTTGATCATATCATTGGAAATATTAATACACTTTATAAAAGCAATAAGCTTATCAGAAACACTCAG GTGATTCAAATTGCTAGCAATTCATTGACATGGATTCTACAACCAGGCTTTCATACCATAGTCATTCCTAATATTTTAGTACAAAATAATAGTTGGTGTGGACTTTTACCAATTGGTGCACCTGTTAATCAGATAACAACAACTGGTTTAAAATGGAACTTAC ATAATTCAACTTTACAGTTTGGTGGCTTAATAAGTTCTTCAAATACATATGATAACTGCTCTGAAGTAACTGTAAATACAGATTCACCAGTGATATGGActatgggtattgaaccattggAAGAAAGtatgaatagtcataatatacaacCAAATGAATAA
- the LOC143186463 gene encoding thiamine pyrophosphokinase 1-like isoform X1, with protein MHNLKKTILKFSFVVSRVWQLLLLRKYKTNLMMQQEPDLNKIVWDPLQIFRYSIDYKYAVVILNSPLNWKHDTLLRIWQNAKINVTVDGGTHMWLQYLEGQGIELLTGKHMEYVPNLITGDMDSCSSLVLEKLRSMGSTIIETPDQDQTDYTKALLELQHYSKEKNRNLNGVYVFVESSGRFDHIIGNINTLYKSNKLIRNTQVIQIASNSLTWILQPGFHTIVIPNILVQNNSWCGLLPIGAPVNQITTTGLKWNLHNSTLQFGGLISSSNTYDNCSEVTVNTDSPVIWTMGIEPLEESMNSHNIQPNE; from the exons ATGCATAATCTCAAAAAAACTATTTTGAAATTCAGTTTTGTTGTGAGCAGAGTCTGGCAATTATTAC ttttaagaaaatataaaacaaatttgaTGATGCAACAGGAACCAGACTTAAATAAAATAGTATGGGATCCTCTTCAGATATTTCGTTATTCTATTGATTACAAATATGCTGTCGTAATCTTGAACTCTCCTCTTAATTGGAAACATGATACCTTGCTCCGAATTTGGCAAAATG CTAAAATTAATGTCACTGTCGATGGCGGAACACACATGTGGTTACAATACTTAGAGGGTCAAGGTATAGAGTTATTGACTGGAAAACATATGGAATATGTGCCAAATTTAATTACGGGTGATATGGATAGTTGTTCTTCTTTAGTTCTTGAAAAACTAAGATCTATGGGTTCAACGATTATTGAAACACCTGATCAGGATCAGACAGATTATACAAAAGCTTTACTTGAGTTGCAGCATTATTCCAAGGAAAAAAATAGAAAT TTAAATGGAGTATATGTATTTGTGGAATCTTCAGGAAGATTTGATCATATCATTGGAAATATTAATACACTTTATAAAAGCAATAAGCTTATCAGAAACACTCAG GTGATTCAAATTGCTAGCAATTCATTGACATGGATTCTACAACCAGGCTTTCATACCATAGTCATTCCTAATATTTTAGTACAAAATAATAGTTGGTGTGGACTTTTACCAATTGGTGCACCTGTTAATCAGATAACAACAACTGGTTTAAAATGGAACTTAC ATAATTCAACTTTACAGTTTGGTGGCTTAATAAGTTCTTCAAATACATATGATAACTGCTCTGAAGTAACTGTAAATACAGATTCACCAGTGATATGGActatgggtattgaaccattggAAGAAAGtatgaatagtcataatatacaacCAAATGAATAA
- the LOC143186470 gene encoding mitochondrial protein C2orf69 homolog isoform X1, translating into MQKCTFLTCKVIFSNVMSSKIWVWKKVPGITGRCNDIIYSRPTLLPSQDILVYFGGDVQDTQENMEQHMDSKKYIEWSLQNTGHILSTNFPKKHILIIRPSRMYVTRNAMFSCFDNFVPANEYGVPSFLPTHNALKHLRELIKSSLEHIKTCNVYEDHTHFNTEKTRLSFMGFSKGCVVLNQLLHEFHYYQNKPNIDVEINNFIKLIESMWWLDGGHAGPKDIWITEKSILESFAKLRINVHVHVTPYQIEDVSRPWIHEEENEFCSTLRDMGVSIKRVLHFADKPRSLKLHFNILKAIGNYTQ; encoded by the exons ATGCAGAAGTGTACATTTTTGACTTGTAAAGTCATTTTCTCAAACGTTATGTCATCTAAAATTTGGGTTTGGAAGAAAGTTCCTGGTATTACTGGTCGGTGTAATGACATAATTTATTCTCGACCAACATTGCTACCAAGTCAAGACATTCTTGTATATTTTGGCGGTGATGTACAG GACACTCAGGAAAATATGGAACAACATATGGATAGCAAGAAATATATAGAATGGAGTTTACAGAATACAGGCCATATACTTTCAACAAATTTTCCTAAAAAACATATACTCATTATTCGACCCTCCAG AATGTATGTAACAAGAAATGCTATGTTTAGCTGTTTTGATAACTTTGTACCAGCAAATGAGTATGGTGTACCATCCTTTCTTCCAACACATAATGCATTAAAACATTTACGAGAATTAATTAAATCATCTTTAGAACATATTAAAACCTGCAATGTATACGag GATCATACACATTTTAATACAGAGAAAACAAGATTGTCATTCATGGGTTTTAGCAAAGGATGTGTTGTGTTAAACCAATTACTTCACGAGTTTCATTATTATCAAAATAAACCAAATATTGATgttgaaataaataattttataaaacttATTGAAAGTATGTGGTGGTTAGATGGTGGTCATGCAGGTCCTAAGGATATCTGGATCACAGAAAAATCTATATTAGAATCTTTTGCAAAATTAa GAATAAATGTTCATGTGCATGTTACACCATATCAAATTGAAGATGTTTCTCGTCCATGGATCCATGAAGAAGAGAATGAATTTTGTAGTACTTTACGAGATATGGGGGTTTCTATTAAACGAGTCTTACATTTTGCAGATAAACCAAGAAGTTTAAAACTTCACTTCAACATTCTCAAAGCTATTGGAAACTACACCCAATAA
- the LOC143186470 gene encoding mitochondrial protein C2orf69 homolog isoform X2 yields the protein MQKCTFLTCKVIFSNVMSSKIWVWKKVPGITGRCNDIIYSRPTLLPSQDILVYFGGDVQDTQENMEQHMDSKKYIEWSLQNTGHILSTNFPKKHILIIRPSSCFDNFVPANEYGVPSFLPTHNALKHLRELIKSSLEHIKTCNVYEDHTHFNTEKTRLSFMGFSKGCVVLNQLLHEFHYYQNKPNIDVEINNFIKLIESMWWLDGGHAGPKDIWITEKSILESFAKLRINVHVHVTPYQIEDVSRPWIHEEENEFCSTLRDMGVSIKRVLHFADKPRSLKLHFNILKAIGNYTQ from the exons ATGCAGAAGTGTACATTTTTGACTTGTAAAGTCATTTTCTCAAACGTTATGTCATCTAAAATTTGGGTTTGGAAGAAAGTTCCTGGTATTACTGGTCGGTGTAATGACATAATTTATTCTCGACCAACATTGCTACCAAGTCAAGACATTCTTGTATATTTTGGCGGTGATGTACAG GACACTCAGGAAAATATGGAACAACATATGGATAGCAAGAAATATATAGAATGGAGTTTACAGAATACAGGCCATATACTTTCAACAAATTTTCCTAAAAAACATATACTCATTATTCGACCCTCCAG CTGTTTTGATAACTTTGTACCAGCAAATGAGTATGGTGTACCATCCTTTCTTCCAACACATAATGCATTAAAACATTTACGAGAATTAATTAAATCATCTTTAGAACATATTAAAACCTGCAATGTATACGag GATCATACACATTTTAATACAGAGAAAACAAGATTGTCATTCATGGGTTTTAGCAAAGGATGTGTTGTGTTAAACCAATTACTTCACGAGTTTCATTATTATCAAAATAAACCAAATATTGATgttgaaataaataattttataaaacttATTGAAAGTATGTGGTGGTTAGATGGTGGTCATGCAGGTCCTAAGGATATCTGGATCACAGAAAAATCTATATTAGAATCTTTTGCAAAATTAa GAATAAATGTTCATGTGCATGTTACACCATATCAAATTGAAGATGTTTCTCGTCCATGGATCCATGAAGAAGAGAATGAATTTTGTAGTACTTTACGAGATATGGGGGTTTCTATTAAACGAGTCTTACATTTTGCAGATAAACCAAGAAGTTTAAAACTTCACTTCAACATTCTCAAAGCTATTGGAAACTACACCCAATAA
- the LOC143186483 gene encoding uncharacterized protein LOC143186483 → MKTEISWKRRFRRKRLKYTFLLLFVAAVTFYAYQLLCFKELNQAIVGKLISGSVHTSNYVATTKAKWDKLLHSKLLRDKDGRTVSLRGTRDQDIAKYLPNLHGKFVCFTSKTEIDFFKINDDYCDCPVDGSDEPGTNACNNGVFNCEVTSSKSIAKIPSYKVNDGFCDCCDGSDEWTEVKLPHFNNESLSIIYYHTKCQNRC, encoded by the exons ATGAAAACTGAAATATCCTGGAAACGTCGATTTCGTAGAAAAAGATTAAAATATACGTTTCTCCTTCTTTTTGTGGCTGCTGTTACTTTTTACGCTTATCAGTTATTATGTTTCAAAGAACTTAACCAAGCAATCGTAGGAAAATTAATTAGCGGATCAGTACACACGTCTAATTACGTCGCTACTACTAAAGCGAAatgggataaactgttgcattctaagCTTCTTCGTGATAAGGATGGTCGAACTGTTTCATTGCGTGGGACACGCGATCAAGATATTGCTAAATATTTGCCAAATTTACATGGTAAATTTGTTTGTTTTACTTCCAAAACTGAGATAgacttttttaaaattaatgacgattattgtgattgtcctGTGGATGGTAGTGATGAACCAGGTACAAATGCATGTAATAATGGAGTTTTTAATTGTGAAGTTACCTCTTCCAAATCTATAG CAAAAATACCATCTTATAAAGTTAATGATGGTTTTTGTGACTGCTGCGATGGATCGGATGAATGGACTGAAGTTAAATTGCCACATTTTAATAATG AGTCTCTGAGTATAATTTATTATCATACTAAGTGTCAAAATAGGTGTTAG